A single region of the Salvia miltiorrhiza cultivar Shanhuang (shh) chromosome 8, IMPLAD_Smil_shh, whole genome shotgun sequence genome encodes:
- the LOC131000073 gene encoding uncharacterized protein LOC131000073 isoform X1, with protein sequence MVQKCNQDLQIPNSLPPKMLELLHELAMVEKEITRLENQINAIKAEAKHEEPRAHTQPSLQEWEVPNQRESPSPPPPPPPPPPDHCNTSKNANEKTKSFEMKALHFITKAIKGDYKLSDFTLNDKAINSKRFKQHQKLRRPSPSRHLEMSTPLHTEEDSIHRWPPNKLSENIMRCLIFIFLRLLRTSRAMELEKPIARSTDFSLSFRAEASSGLVFPRDSRQQDPYGIFDSKESLLRDIGPYKNLVRFTSSSMDLKCIQSSASLPLFQKLKSLMDGLERVDLRFLSHRQKLAFWINMYNACIMHGYLQYGISSVSSPEKMLALINQATLNIAGNSIDAQTIERCILRKPADSQIVGAKEMMLHDLHGLKSSDPNIVFALCCATRSSPAVKIYTAEGVTAELERSKVEYLQASIVVTSSKRVALPELLLRNMFDFGGDIGALVEWLCQQLPASGSLRKSIVDCFKQLRGGKIEMMPYDFEFQYLFAV encoded by the exons ATGGTGCAAAAATGCAATCAAGATCTCCAAATCCCAAACTCTTTGCCTCCAAAA ATGTTGGAGCTACTTCATGAGTTAGCAATGGTGGAGAAGGAGATCACTCGACTCGAGAATCAAATCAACGCGATCAAAGCAGAAGCAAAACACGAAGAGCCACGAGCCCACACACAACCAAGTTTGCAAGAATGGGAGGTTCCAAATCAAAGAGAATcaccatcaccaccaccaccaccaccaccaccaccaccagatCATTGCAATACTAGCAAGAATGCTAATGAGAAGACGAAGTCGTTTGAGATGAAGGCCCTCCATTTCATCACCAAGGCCATCAAAGGAGACTACAAGCTCAGTGATTTCACCCTCAACGACAAAGCCATCAACTCAAAGAGATTCAAGCAACACCAGAAGCTGAGACGCCCCTCTCCATCGCGGCATCTTGAGATGTCGACTCCTTTACATACAGAAGAAGACAGCATCCACAGATGGCCACCAAACAAGCTATCTGAGAACATAATGAGGTgtttgatcttcatcttcttgaGGCTGCTTCGAACGTCTAGAGCTATGGAGCTAGAGAAGCCTATTGCTCGTTCCACAGACTTCTCACTCAGCTTCAGGGCCGAAGCAAGCTCAGGCCTCGTCTTCCCAAGGGACTCGCGGCAGCAAGATCCTTATGGAATCTTTGATTCCAAAGAATCTTTGCTTAGGGATATAGGGCCTTACAAGAACTTGGTTAGATTCACATCAAGCTCCATGGATCTCAAATGCATTCAGAGCTCAGCCTCCCTCCCTCTGTTCCAGAAATTGAA GAGTTTGATGGATGGTCTTGAGAGAGTGGATTTGAGGTTCTTGAGCCATCGACAAAAGCTAGCCTTTTGGATCAACATGTACAACGCTTGCATCATGCAT GGATATCTTCAATATGGAATTTCCTCTGTTTCCAGCCCTGAAAAGATGCTAGCACTCATCAACCAG GCAACTCTCAACATTGCTGGCAATTCAATCGACGCTCAAACAATTGAACGCTGTATTCTAAGAAAACCAGCTGATTCACAG ATTGTTGGCGCTAAAGAGATGATGCTTCACGATCTCCACGGCCTGAAATCCTCCGATCCGAACATCGTATTCGCCTTATGCTGCGCAACCCGTTCTTCTCCAGCA GTGAAGATCTACACAGCAGAGGGCGTGACAGCAGAGCTGGAGCGATCGAAGGTGGAATATCTGCAAGCTTCGATAGTCGTGACGAGCAGCAAGAGAGTGGCGCTTCCCGAGCTTCTGCTGCGGAATATGTTCGATTTCGGAGGAGACATCGGCGCGCTGGTGGAGTGGCTCTGCCAGCAGCTGCCGGCGTCGGGATCTCTCAGAAAATCGATCGTCGATTGCTTCAAGCAACTTCGCGGCGGCAAGATCGAGATGATGCCTTACGATTTTGAGTTTCAGTATTTGTTTGCGGTGTGA
- the LOC131000073 gene encoding uncharacterized protein LOC131000073 isoform X2 has translation MHELASLHTQFSNVKVETFFKVSPLHKMVQKCNQDLQIPNSLPPKMLELLHELAMVEKEITRLENQINAIKAEAKHEEPRAHTQPSLQEWEVPNQRESPSPPPPPPPPPPDHCNTSKNANEKTKSFEMKALHFITKAIKGDYKLSDFTLNDKAINSKRFKQHQKLRRPSPSRHLEMSTPLHTEEDSIHRWPPNKLSENIMRCLIFIFLRLLRTSRAMELEKPIARSTDFSLSFRAEASSGLVFPRDSRQQDPYGIFDSKESLLRDIGPYKNLVRFTSSSMDLKCIQSSASLPLFQKLKSLMDGLERVDLRFLSHRQKLAFWINMYNACIMHGYLQYGISSVSSPEKMLALINQATLNIAGNSIDAQTIERCILRKPADSQIVGAKEMMLHDLHGLKSSDPNIVFALCCATRSSPAVKIYTAEGVTAELERSKVEYLQASIVVTSSKRVALPELLLRNMFDFGGDIGALVEWLCQQLPASGSLRKSIVDCFKQLRGGKIEMMPYDFEFQYLFAV, from the exons ATGCATGAGCTAGCTAGCTTACACACACAATTTTCTAATGTCAAAGTTGAAACATTCTTTAAGGTTTCTCCACTCCACAAAATGGTGCAAAAATGCAATCAAGATCTCCAAATCCCAAACTCTTTGCCTCCAAAA ATGTTGGAGCTACTTCATGAGTTAGCAATGGTGGAGAAGGAGATCACTCGACTCGAGAATCAAATCAACGCGATCAAAGCAGAAGCAAAACACGAAGAGCCACGAGCCCACACACAACCAAGTTTGCAAGAATGGGAGGTTCCAAATCAAAGAGAATcaccatcaccaccaccaccaccaccaccaccaccaccagatCATTGCAATACTAGCAAGAATGCTAATGAGAAGACGAAGTCGTTTGAGATGAAGGCCCTCCATTTCATCACCAAGGCCATCAAAGGAGACTACAAGCTCAGTGATTTCACCCTCAACGACAAAGCCATCAACTCAAAGAGATTCAAGCAACACCAGAAGCTGAGACGCCCCTCTCCATCGCGGCATCTTGAGATGTCGACTCCTTTACATACAGAAGAAGACAGCATCCACAGATGGCCACCAAACAAGCTATCTGAGAACATAATGAGGTgtttgatcttcatcttcttgaGGCTGCTTCGAACGTCTAGAGCTATGGAGCTAGAGAAGCCTATTGCTCGTTCCACAGACTTCTCACTCAGCTTCAGGGCCGAAGCAAGCTCAGGCCTCGTCTTCCCAAGGGACTCGCGGCAGCAAGATCCTTATGGAATCTTTGATTCCAAAGAATCTTTGCTTAGGGATATAGGGCCTTACAAGAACTTGGTTAGATTCACATCAAGCTCCATGGATCTCAAATGCATTCAGAGCTCAGCCTCCCTCCCTCTGTTCCAGAAATTGAA GAGTTTGATGGATGGTCTTGAGAGAGTGGATTTGAGGTTCTTGAGCCATCGACAAAAGCTAGCCTTTTGGATCAACATGTACAACGCTTGCATCATGCAT GGATATCTTCAATATGGAATTTCCTCTGTTTCCAGCCCTGAAAAGATGCTAGCACTCATCAACCAG GCAACTCTCAACATTGCTGGCAATTCAATCGACGCTCAAACAATTGAACGCTGTATTCTAAGAAAACCAGCTGATTCACAG ATTGTTGGCGCTAAAGAGATGATGCTTCACGATCTCCACGGCCTGAAATCCTCCGATCCGAACATCGTATTCGCCTTATGCTGCGCAACCCGTTCTTCTCCAGCA GTGAAGATCTACACAGCAGAGGGCGTGACAGCAGAGCTGGAGCGATCGAAGGTGGAATATCTGCAAGCTTCGATAGTCGTGACGAGCAGCAAGAGAGTGGCGCTTCCCGAGCTTCTGCTGCGGAATATGTTCGATTTCGGAGGAGACATCGGCGCGCTGGTGGAGTGGCTCTGCCAGCAGCTGCCGGCGTCGGGATCTCTCAGAAAATCGATCGTCGATTGCTTCAAGCAACTTCGCGGCGGCAAGATCGAGATGATGCCTTACGATTTTGAGTTTCAGTATTTGTTTGCGGTGTGA